The following proteins are encoded in a genomic region of Actinomadura sp. NAK00032:
- a CDS encoding MFS transporter, producing MTSARTPRPWKRAVSALADRLGGRRRARIVVLLACVLALNTADTGVVGAIVQELRHSLHIGNTQVGILTAAPAAVGAIATLPVGQLTDRVPRVPLLAGSIALWSLAMIVGGLASSYEWLLASRVALGAVTATAGPTVASLIGDLFPPAERAGTWGRILAGELVGVGFGLIAGGNIAALLNWRVAFWFVAVLGFALAVLLWRMLPEPPRGAQASAAGRGDAEPAQRQVDRSDVEPDPRSVLDAAPETMSLLQAARHVLRIRTNVTIIVASAIGYFFFAGLRTFAMVFVQERYSLSRGELSAFIPVIGLAALGGVLFGGRLADRLVRRGVVSARVNVPGVAFTVSALLFLPGLLTGEALIALPLFTLAGAALAAANPPLDAVRLDVVHFRLWGRAEAIRTIVRMSAEAVAPVLFGWLSGRLDGGRESATGLDRAFLLALLPLLVNGLLLVRARRTYPRDVASALESERRFADGPA from the coding sequence GTGACATCGGCGCGAACCCCGCGGCCGTGGAAAAGGGCCGTCAGCGCCCTCGCGGACCGGCTCGGCGGGAGACGGCGGGCCCGCATCGTGGTGCTGCTGGCGTGCGTGCTCGCGCTGAACACGGCCGACACGGGGGTCGTCGGGGCGATCGTCCAGGAACTGCGCCACTCCCTGCACATCGGCAACACGCAGGTCGGGATCCTCACCGCCGCGCCGGCGGCGGTCGGCGCGATCGCGACGCTGCCGGTGGGGCAGCTGACCGACCGGGTGCCGCGGGTGCCGCTGCTCGCGGGCAGCATCGCGCTGTGGAGCCTCGCGATGATCGTCGGCGGGCTGGCGAGCTCGTACGAGTGGCTGCTGGCGTCGCGGGTGGCGCTCGGCGCGGTGACGGCGACGGCGGGGCCCACGGTCGCGTCGCTGATCGGCGACCTGTTCCCGCCCGCGGAGCGGGCCGGGACGTGGGGGCGCATCCTGGCCGGCGAACTGGTCGGCGTCGGGTTCGGGCTGATCGCGGGCGGCAACATCGCCGCGCTGCTGAACTGGCGGGTCGCGTTCTGGTTCGTCGCGGTGCTCGGGTTCGCGCTGGCCGTGCTGCTGTGGCGGATGCTGCCGGAGCCGCCGCGGGGCGCGCAGGCGTCCGCCGCCGGCCGGGGCGACGCGGAGCCCGCCCAGCGGCAGGTGGACCGGTCGGACGTCGAGCCGGACCCGCGCAGCGTCCTGGACGCCGCCCCGGAGACCATGTCGCTGCTCCAGGCGGCACGGCACGTCCTGCGGATCCGGACGAACGTGACCATCATCGTGGCGTCCGCCATCGGCTACTTCTTCTTCGCGGGGCTGCGCACGTTCGCGATGGTGTTCGTCCAGGAGCGGTACTCGCTGAGCCGCGGTGAGCTGTCCGCGTTCATCCCGGTCATCGGACTGGCCGCGCTCGGCGGGGTGCTGTTCGGCGGGCGGCTCGCCGACCGGCTGGTGCGCCGGGGCGTGGTCAGCGCGCGCGTCAACGTCCCCGGGGTGGCCTTCACCGTGTCGGCGCTGCTGTTCCTGCCCGGCCTGCTGACCGGCGAGGCGCTGATCGCGCTGCCGCTGTTCACGCTCGCGGGCGCGGCGCTCGCCGCCGCGAACCCGCCGCTGGACGCGGTGCGGCTGGACGTCGTCCACTTCCGGCTGTGGGGGCGGGCGGAGGCGATCCGGACGATCGTGCGGATGTCGGCGGAGGCGGTGGCGCCCGTGCTGTTCGGCTGGCTGTCGGGCCGGCTGGACGGCGGCCGGGAGTCGGCGACCGGCCTGGACCGCGCGTTCCTGCTGGCGCTGCTCCCACTGCTGGTAAACGGGCTGCTGCTGGTGCGGGCGCGGCGCACCTACCCGCGGGACGTGGCGTCCGCGCTGGAGTCCGAGCGCCGCTTCGCCGACGGCCCGGCGTGA
- a CDS encoding MarR family winged helix-turn-helix transcriptional regulator, translated as MVCFNLHAASRAMTAVYRPLLEPLGLTYPQYLVMATLWEYGDLPVRELVARLQLDYGTMTPLLKRLEKRDLLRRTRNTDDERTVTVSLTPEGDAMREHAPRIYQAICDIFGFTPSRARAALDLLQSIVARADRAPGAPPAP; from the coding sequence ATGGTGTGCTTCAACCTGCACGCGGCGTCCCGGGCCATGACGGCCGTGTACCGCCCCCTGCTCGAACCACTCGGGCTGACCTATCCCCAATACCTGGTCATGGCGACTTTGTGGGAATACGGTGACCTTCCCGTCCGCGAGCTCGTGGCGCGGCTCCAGCTCGACTACGGCACCATGACGCCGCTGCTGAAGCGGCTGGAGAAGAGGGACCTGCTGCGCCGGACGCGCAACACCGACGACGAGCGCACGGTCACCGTCAGCCTGACACCCGAGGGCGACGCGATGCGCGAGCACGCGCCCCGCATCTACCAGGCGATCTGCGACATCTTCGGCTTCACCCCGAGCCGGGCACGGGCCGCGCTGGATCTCCTCCAGTCCATCGTCGCCCGCGCCGACCGGGCCCCGGGCGCTCCCCCGGCGCCCTAG
- a CDS encoding AAA family ATPase: MRGRRAECATLDELLESVRGGESRALAMLGEAGVGKTALLDYLVDRAPGFRIVRITGVQSEMELAFAGLHQLCAPMAERFERLPDPQSDALRAALGLSSGRAPDRFLVGLAVLGLLADAAREQPLLCAVDDAQWLDRASVQALAFAARRLQAESVAIAFAAREPDGMPELAGVPELAVGGLPDEDARALLRSAVTGPWDEQVLDRVVAEARGNPLALLELPKEFAPAELAGGFGVPSAAGLAGRIQEIYERRVAGLPPAARLLLLVAAAEPGGEPVLLWRAADRLGAGLEAATPAVAAGLVEIADRVRFHHPLVRSAVYWAATAEDRRRVHRVLAEVTDAEIDPDRRAWHAAQGADAPEEGVAAELESSAGRARDRGGLAAAAAFLARAVELTPDPVRRQERALAAAWAAHHAGTPDAALRLLSVAEARTPDRRLRGEVDLLRAEIAFAVDRGRDAPRLLLRAARRLTPYTAAMARDTYLEAISAALFAGPLAAGIGQPEAAAAARSAPPPPGDPRPADLLLDGLALRIGEGLAAAVPVLRPALEVFRGPGLAAADGLRWLWLGGVTAATLWDHEAWAVLAARHVRLARESGQTAALPLALTGHIAVDVFAGELTAAAALDEEVATVSEAIGIPVPSYGGLLVTAWQGREAAFTELMTTAGVEARRRGEGNALTVGAWAKALLCNSLGRYDDALAAVPEAAEDRPAPVGAGPWALAEFIEAAARADRFADAAVALRRLAEATLPAGTDWALGVHARSLALLSEDTAAEDRYREAIDRLGRAGVRGELARARLLYGEWLRRVRRQRAAREQLRTAHESFTAMGMAGFAGRAASELQATGEHVRRRAAEAAGELTPQEAQIVRLVREGLTNPEIGARLFISPRTVEWHLRKTFGKLGITSRRQLQRTPTSGKA; the protein is encoded by the coding sequence TTGCGAGGCCGGCGTGCCGAATGCGCGACGCTCGACGAGCTCCTGGAGTCCGTCCGGGGCGGGGAGAGCCGCGCCCTGGCGATGCTGGGCGAGGCCGGCGTGGGCAAGACCGCGCTGCTCGACTACCTGGTCGACCGCGCGCCCGGCTTCCGGATCGTGCGCATCACCGGCGTCCAGTCCGAGATGGAGCTGGCCTTCGCCGGCCTGCACCAGCTGTGCGCGCCGATGGCGGAGCGGTTCGAGCGGCTCCCCGACCCGCAGTCCGACGCGCTGCGCGCCGCGCTCGGGCTGAGCTCCGGGCGGGCGCCCGACCGGTTCCTCGTCGGCCTCGCCGTCCTCGGCCTGCTCGCCGACGCCGCCCGCGAGCAGCCGCTGCTCTGCGCGGTCGACGACGCGCAGTGGCTGGACCGGGCCTCGGTGCAGGCGCTGGCGTTCGCCGCCCGCCGGCTCCAGGCGGAGTCCGTCGCGATCGCCTTCGCGGCCCGCGAGCCGGACGGCATGCCGGAGCTGGCCGGCGTGCCGGAGCTGGCGGTCGGCGGGCTGCCCGACGAGGACGCGCGGGCGCTGCTGCGCTCCGCCGTCACCGGCCCCTGGGACGAGCAGGTGCTGGACCGGGTCGTCGCCGAGGCGCGCGGCAACCCGCTGGCGCTGCTGGAGCTGCCGAAGGAGTTCGCCCCGGCCGAGCTGGCGGGCGGGTTCGGCGTGCCGAGCGCGGCGGGCCTCGCCGGCCGCATCCAGGAGATCTACGAGCGGCGCGTCGCCGGGCTCCCGCCGGCGGCGCGGCTGCTGCTGCTCGTCGCGGCTGCCGAGCCCGGCGGCGAGCCGGTGCTGCTGTGGCGGGCCGCGGACCGGCTCGGCGCCGGCCTGGAGGCCGCCACGCCCGCCGTCGCGGCCGGGCTGGTCGAGATCGCGGACCGGGTCCGGTTCCACCATCCGCTCGTCCGCTCCGCCGTGTACTGGGCCGCGACGGCGGAGGACCGGCGCCGCGTGCACCGCGTCCTCGCGGAGGTCACCGACGCGGAGATCGACCCCGACCGCCGCGCCTGGCACGCGGCGCAGGGCGCGGACGCCCCCGAGGAGGGCGTCGCGGCCGAGCTGGAGAGCTCCGCGGGCCGCGCGCGGGACCGCGGCGGGCTGGCGGCCGCGGCGGCGTTCCTCGCCCGGGCGGTGGAGCTGACGCCCGACCCCGTCCGGCGGCAGGAGCGGGCCCTCGCCGCCGCGTGGGCCGCGCATCACGCGGGCACGCCCGACGCCGCGCTGCGGCTGCTGTCGGTGGCCGAGGCGCGTACCCCGGACCGGCGGCTGCGCGGCGAGGTCGACCTGCTGCGCGCCGAGATCGCCTTCGCCGTCGACCGGGGCCGCGACGCGCCCCGCCTGCTGCTGCGCGCCGCCCGGCGGCTCACCCCGTACACGGCGGCCATGGCGCGCGACACCTACCTGGAGGCGATCAGCGCGGCGCTGTTCGCCGGGCCGCTCGCCGCCGGGATCGGGCAGCCGGAGGCGGCCGCGGCGGCCCGGTCCGCCCCGCCGCCGCCCGGCGACCCCCGCCCGGCCGACCTGCTGCTGGACGGCCTGGCGCTGCGGATCGGCGAGGGCCTCGCCGCCGCGGTGCCGGTGCTGCGGCCCGCGCTGGAGGTCTTCCGCGGCCCGGGCCTCGCCGCGGCGGACGGCCTGCGCTGGCTCTGGCTGGGCGGCGTGACCGCCGCGACGCTGTGGGACCACGAGGCGTGGGCGGTGCTCGCGGCCCGGCACGTCCGCCTCGCCCGGGAGTCCGGCCAGACCGCCGCGCTCCCGCTCGCGCTGACCGGGCACATCGCCGTGGACGTGTTCGCCGGCGAGCTGACCGCGGCCGCCGCGCTGGACGAGGAGGTCGCCACCGTGTCCGAGGCGATCGGGATACCCGTCCCGTCCTACGGGGGCCTGCTGGTCACCGCCTGGCAGGGCCGGGAGGCCGCGTTCACCGAGCTGATGACGACGGCCGGGGTGGAGGCGCGGCGCCGGGGCGAGGGCAACGCGCTGACCGTCGGCGCCTGGGCGAAGGCCCTGCTCTGCAACAGCCTCGGCCGCTACGACGACGCGCTCGCCGCCGTCCCCGAAGCCGCCGAGGACCGCCCGGCCCCCGTCGGCGCCGGGCCGTGGGCGCTGGCGGAGTTCATCGAGGCGGCCGCCCGCGCCGACCGGTTCGCGGACGCCGCGGTCGCCCTCCGCCGGCTCGCCGAGGCGACCCTGCCGGCCGGTACCGACTGGGCGCTCGGCGTCCACGCCCGCTCCCTGGCGCTGCTCAGCGAGGACACCGCCGCCGAGGACCGCTACCGCGAGGCGATCGACCGGCTCGGCCGCGCCGGCGTCCGCGGCGAACTGGCCCGCGCCCGCCTGCTGTACGGCGAGTGGCTGCGCCGCGTGCGGCGGCAGCGGGCCGCCCGGGAGCAGCTGCGCACCGCCCACGAGTCGTTCACCGCGATGGGCATGGCGGGCTTCGCCGGACGGGCCGCGAGCGAGCTGCAGGCCACCGGCGAGCACGTCCGCAGGCGCGCCGCCGAGGCCGCCGGGGAGCTGACGCCGCAGGAGGCGCAGATCGTCCGGCTCGTCCGGGAGGGGCTGACCAACCCCGAGATCGGCGCCCGGCTGTTCATCAGCCCCCGCACCGTCGAATGGCACCTGCGTAAAACCTTCGGCAAGCTCGGCATCACCTCGCGCAGGCAGCTCCAGCGCACCCCCACCAGCGGCAAGGCATAG
- a CDS encoding alpha/beta hydrolase, translating into MSNPILEPAAQEFAEAVSKPPFVYELDVDAARKVLDDVQAAPVRKPDVDDKWITVPAEVGDVRVRIVRPAGASGMLPAVLYVHGGGWVLGNAGTHDRLVRELAAGTGAAIVFVEYDRSPEARYPVAIEQAYATARWITEHGADEGLDASRLAVAGDSVGGDMTAALAIMAKRRGDVTFVHQSMYYPVTDAGQDTASYREFADGPHLTAKAMAWFWDAYCPDPVQRTQVTASPLRATLDDLRGLPPAFVIVDENDVLRDEGEAYARRLTEAGVPTTSVRYNGTLHDFMMLNPVRDTRAARAATAQAIDVLKTVLGKADS; encoded by the coding sequence ATGAGCAACCCGATACTGGAACCGGCGGCTCAGGAGTTCGCCGAGGCGGTGTCCAAGCCGCCGTTCGTGTACGAACTGGACGTCGACGCCGCTCGCAAGGTCCTGGACGACGTCCAGGCCGCGCCGGTGCGCAAGCCCGACGTGGACGACAAGTGGATCACGGTGCCGGCCGAGGTCGGCGACGTGCGGGTGCGGATCGTCAGGCCCGCCGGCGCGTCCGGGATGCTGCCCGCCGTCCTCTACGTGCACGGCGGGGGCTGGGTGCTGGGCAACGCGGGCACGCACGACCGGCTCGTCCGCGAACTCGCCGCCGGCACCGGCGCGGCGATCGTCTTCGTCGAGTACGACCGCTCGCCCGAGGCGCGCTACCCGGTCGCGATCGAGCAGGCGTACGCCACCGCCCGCTGGATCACCGAGCACGGCGCCGACGAGGGGCTGGACGCCTCCCGGCTGGCCGTCGCCGGCGACTCGGTCGGCGGCGACATGACCGCCGCGCTGGCGATCATGGCGAAGCGGCGCGGCGACGTGACGTTCGTCCACCAGTCGATGTACTACCCGGTGACGGACGCCGGGCAGGACACCGCCAGCTACCGCGAGTTCGCCGACGGCCCGCACCTGACCGCCAAGGCCATGGCGTGGTTCTGGGACGCCTACTGCCCCGACCCCGTCCAGCGGACGCAGGTCACCGCGTCCCCGCTGCGCGCCACCCTGGACGACCTGCGCGGGCTGCCGCCCGCATTCGTGATCGTCGACGAGAACGACGTGCTGCGGGACGAGGGCGAGGCGTACGCGCGCCGCCTCACCGAGGCCGGCGTCCCGACCACCAGCGTCCGCTACAACGGCACGCTGCACGACTTCATGATGCTCAACCCCGTGCGCGACACCCGCGCCGCCCGGGCCGCCACGGCCCAGGCGATCGACGTCCTCAAGACCGTTCTCGGAAAGGCGGACTCATGA
- a CDS encoding alpha/beta fold hydrolase encodes MSTDRPIVVLVHGAFAESASWNGVISRLRDRGLDAVAAGNPLRGIPSDGAYVRDVIASLDRPVILVGHSYGGMVITEAAAGNPAVRALVYVAGFAPEPGETAFLLSGKFEGSTLGDALAAYPLSGGGNELRITDEKFHQQFCADVDPAEAALMGATQRPVTERALTEGLSVDQPAWRTIPSWFVFGSDDRNIPAALMHFMADRADARSTEEITGASHALAVSQPDAVAAMIAEAAGAT; translated from the coding sequence ATGAGCACCGACCGTCCCATCGTCGTCCTTGTCCACGGCGCGTTCGCGGAGTCGGCCAGCTGGAACGGCGTCATCAGCCGGCTGCGCGACCGCGGCCTGGACGCCGTCGCCGCCGGCAACCCGCTGCGCGGCATTCCGAGCGACGGCGCCTACGTCCGCGACGTGATCGCGAGCCTGGACCGCCCGGTCATCCTCGTCGGCCACTCCTACGGGGGCATGGTCATCACCGAGGCGGCGGCGGGGAACCCGGCCGTCCGCGCCCTCGTCTACGTGGCGGGCTTCGCGCCCGAGCCGGGGGAGACCGCGTTCCTGCTGTCCGGCAAGTTCGAGGGCAGCACCCTCGGTGACGCGCTGGCCGCCTACCCGCTCTCCGGCGGCGGCAACGAGCTGCGCATCACCGACGAGAAGTTCCACCAGCAGTTCTGCGCCGACGTCGACCCGGCCGAGGCCGCCCTGATGGGGGCGACGCAGCGTCCGGTGACGGAGCGCGCGCTGACCGAGGGCCTCTCGGTGGACCAGCCGGCCTGGCGCACCATCCCGTCCTGGTTCGTGTTCGGCTCCGACGACCGCAACATCCCGGCGGCCCTGATGCACTTCATGGCCGACCGCGCGGACGCGCGCAGCACCGAGGAGATCACCGGCGCGTCCCACGCGCTCGCGGTCTCCCAGCCGGACGCCGTGGCCGCCATGATCGCCGAGGCCGCCGGCGCCACCTGA
- a CDS encoding class I SAM-dependent methyltransferase: MFSPQGPSPRELVVQALSSVEHGYDLLAPKFDRTPFRTPGGILDATAEALRPLGPFGDGLDVCCGTGAGMQVLRPLCRERVTGVDFSSGMLAEARKAHPDAEWVRADARALPFAGGFDLAVTFGALGHLLPAERPAVFAGVHRALRPGGLFAFPIGAPPPFTSGWYWALLGFDAAMRVRNAVWRPPFVMYYRTCPLGAVSADLAAAGFSVTTAPLASLGRRKDGSPRYRLVLARKTD; this comes from the coding sequence GTGTTCTCGCCCCAAGGCCCGTCTCCGCGCGAGCTGGTCGTCCAGGCCCTGTCCTCGGTGGAGCACGGCTACGACCTGCTCGCCCCGAAGTTCGACCGCACGCCGTTCCGGACGCCCGGCGGCATCCTCGACGCGACCGCCGAGGCGCTGCGTCCGCTCGGGCCGTTCGGCGACGGGCTGGACGTGTGCTGCGGCACGGGCGCGGGCATGCAGGTGCTCCGGCCCCTGTGCCGGGAACGCGTCACCGGTGTCGATTTCAGCTCCGGCATGCTCGCGGAGGCGCGGAAGGCGCACCCGGACGCCGAGTGGGTGCGGGCGGACGCGCGGGCGCTGCCCTTCGCCGGGGGCTTCGACCTCGCGGTGACCTTCGGGGCGCTCGGGCACCTGCTGCCCGCCGAACGGCCCGCCGTCTTCGCCGGGGTGCACCGCGCGCTGCGGCCCGGCGGCCTCTTCGCCTTCCCGATCGGCGCGCCGCCGCCGTTCACGTCGGGCTGGTACTGGGCGCTGCTCGGGTTCGACGCGGCCATGCGGGTGCGGAACGCCGTGTGGCGGCCGCCGTTCGTCATGTACTACCGCACCTGCCCGCTGGGCGCGGTGAGCGCCGACCTGGCGGCGGCCGGGTTCTCCGTCACGACGGCGCCGCTGGCGTCCCTGGGCCGGCGGAAGGACGGCAGCCCGCGCTACCGGCTCGTCCTCGCCCGCAAAACCGACTGA
- a CDS encoding aldo/keto reductase encodes MTRTVNLPGGAALPLIGFGTWELDHKTAYESVRAALDIGYRHIDTATLYRNEADVGKAVKDGGVDREQVFITTKLRPKDARQARATLESSLRLLGTDYVDLWLIHWPTGPDQLVPTWRELLAARDAGLVRTVGVSNYSPAQIDELAEATGEQPAVNQIPWSPGQHDRALLDEHRRRGVVVEGYSGLKNTDLRDPVLTGIAERYGVTAAQVVLRWHLEHEIVVLPRSSRRERIAANFDLEGFDLTAEDVAAIDALTRAG; translated from the coding sequence ATGACGCGGACTGTGAACCTGCCCGGTGGGGCCGCACTGCCGTTGATCGGCTTCGGGACCTGGGAGCTCGACCACAAGACGGCGTACGAGTCGGTACGGGCGGCGCTCGACATCGGCTACCGGCACATCGACACCGCGACGCTCTACCGGAACGAGGCGGACGTCGGCAAGGCCGTGAAGGACGGCGGTGTCGACCGCGAGCAGGTCTTCATCACCACCAAGCTGCGGCCGAAGGACGCGCGGCAGGCCCGCGCCACGCTGGAGTCGAGCCTCCGGCTGCTCGGCACCGACTACGTCGATCTGTGGCTGATCCACTGGCCGACCGGGCCGGACCAGCTCGTCCCGACATGGCGGGAGCTGCTGGCGGCCAGGGACGCGGGGCTCGTCCGCACCGTCGGGGTGAGCAACTACAGCCCGGCGCAGATCGACGAGCTGGCCGAGGCCACCGGGGAGCAGCCGGCGGTCAACCAGATCCCGTGGAGCCCGGGGCAGCACGACCGGGCCCTGCTGGACGAGCACCGGCGCCGGGGCGTCGTCGTCGAGGGCTACAGCGGCCTGAAGAACACCGATCTGCGCGACCCCGTCCTCACCGGGATCGCGGAGCGGTACGGGGTCACCGCCGCCCAGGTCGTCCTGCGGTGGCATCTGGAGCACGAGATCGTGGTCCTTCCCAGGTCGTCGCGCCGGGAGCGCATCGCCGCCAACTTCGACCTGGAGGGCTTCGACCTCACCGCGGAGGACGTCGCCGCGATCGACGCCCTCACCCGGGCCGGCTGA
- a CDS encoding DUF6338 family protein, producing MGQAPSTVVQAVLLVLFVVPGVTYQFLRERMRGPVAGERNMGERILRALLASIVLDALYAIVAGPALIRLARGGKGKGWDGLVQHPRLIGLLALLLFVVVPAVAAFAVSAWQRRRLPARYDAGATAWDHMFRHRGSCFVRARLKDGSWVGGWYGSKSYATSYPEPAEVYLESAWRMKSDGSFADRVAGTAGLHVRAADVDVFELIDPPAPAS from the coding sequence ATGGGGCAGGCACCTTCCACCGTGGTCCAAGCGGTACTGCTCGTGCTTTTCGTCGTACCCGGGGTCACTTACCAGTTCCTGCGGGAACGCATGCGCGGTCCCGTCGCAGGCGAGCGCAACATGGGGGAGCGGATACTTCGTGCCCTGCTCGCGTCGATCGTGCTGGACGCGCTCTATGCGATCGTGGCGGGCCCGGCCCTGATTCGCCTGGCGCGCGGCGGCAAGGGGAAGGGCTGGGACGGCCTGGTCCAGCATCCGCGCCTCATCGGCCTGTTGGCGCTGCTGCTCTTCGTCGTCGTTCCGGCGGTCGCGGCATTCGCGGTCTCGGCGTGGCAGCGGCGCCGGCTGCCGGCCCGATACGACGCCGGGGCCACCGCATGGGACCACATGTTCCGCCACCGCGGTTCCTGCTTTGTGCGCGCACGCTTGAAAGACGGTTCCTGGGTGGGCGGATGGTACGGCTCGAAGTCCTATGCGACGTCGTATCCGGAACCTGCGGAAGTGTATTTGGAATCGGCGTGGCGAATGAAGTCCGACGGCAGCTTCGCCGACCGCGTCGCCGGCACCGCGGGCCTTCACGTCCGCGCGGCCGACGTCGATGTGTTCGAGCTGATCGACCCGCCCGCACCGGCATCGTGA